CACCTCAAAGGTCCAGAACGTCACCATCGACACGATCAGGTTGCACAGCATCGCAACCGCCACACCGCCCACGGTCGCCACCGCGGTCAGCAAGGCCGCGCCCAAACCTGGCGGTCCAGTCAGCGCTCCGAGCAGACCCGCGGCCACCAGCCCGACCACGCCGAGCGGCAACCGACCGAACAGGACACCGAGGTTCTGCCCGAGCACCTGCCACATCAGACCGAGCGGTCTGGTCAGGTCGGTCGCGATCTGACCGTTCCGGATCCGCTCCGGCAAGGACGAGAACTGCCAGGGCAACAGCACTGCCTGCAAGCACGCCGCGATCGCCGCGTACGACACCGCGGTCTGGCCGTCCACCCCGTTCACCGGCGCGCGTCCTGAGTACACGGTGCGCCAGACGGCGATCGCCAGCACGACCTGGATGACCAGTGTGATCGCACCGGTGACCAGATCGCCGCGGTAGATCAGTACGGACCGCGTACCTGCTCGTGTCATGCCACGAAACGCGCGGACCGTGCTCACGTCAGCACGCCGTCGTACAGCTGCGCGATCACATCGGTCAGCCGTGGGTCCACTATCGACAGCTCATCAACCTGGTACACCTGCGACGCCTGCGTGATCAGCGCGGGCGTAGCGATCTCTCGCGGGTCGAAACGCAGTACGACAGTGCGGTCCGGGTACGGCACGGCCGCTCCGACCGCGGCCGCATCCACTTCGGTAGCGAACGGGATGTCAGCGCGAAGGCTGCGCTCGGCAAGAGTGAGTACGAGAAACCGGTACGGCATGAAGCGTTCTTTGAGCTTCGAGAGGTCACCGTCGTACAGCACCGTGCCGGAGTCGATCACGATGATCCGCTGGCACAACCGCTCGACGTCATCCATGTCGTGCGTGGTCAGTACGACAGTAGTACCCGCCGTGCGGTTGGTTTCGGCGATGAACTCGGTCAGCCGCGCCTTCGCGACCACGTCCAGCCCGACGGTCGGCTCGTCCAGGAACAGGATCGACGGCGCGTGCAGCATCGCCGCGACCAGGTCGCCCCGCATCCGCTGACCGAGTGACAACGACCGCACCGGTGTGTCCAGGAAGTCGGACAGGTCGAGCAGCTCGGTGAACAGACCGACCCGGTCGCGGTACGTCGTCCGGTCGAGGTTGTAGAGATCGCCGAGCACTTCGAACGAATCACGCAGCGGGAGGTCGTACCAGAGCTGGGTGCGCTGCCCGAAGACCACGCCGATGTTGCGGGCGTTCCGCGCGCGGTCCCGGGACGGCTCCAGACCGGCCACCCGGCAGACCCCGGACGTCGGCGTGAGGATGCCGGTGAGCATCTTGATGGTCGTGGACTTCCCGGCGCCGTTCGGCCCGAGGTAACCGACCAGCTCGCCCGGCTCGACCTGGAAGTTCACGCCGCTGACCGCGCGGGTGATCTCGCGTTTGGTGCTGAACAGGCCGCGGAGCCGCGGCAGCCGGCCTGGGAGCACCGCCGGCCGACTGAACTCCTTGACCAGCCCGGCCGCCTCGATCACCGCCATGCGTACCCTCCCCAGCGAGCGCGAACCGCCATCGTGCCACCGTTCCGGGCAGCCTGCAGGTCAAATTCTCACCGTGCTAGACCGGATCGGCCGCACCAGCTCCCGCTAGGCTCGGACTTCCTTGCAGTTCTGGGTCGATCTGTAGCCGACAGGTCACCCCGTGTAGCGAAGTGACCTAGTCAGCTAATAGAGTCCGCGCATGACCATCGCGCCTTCGCTTTGCTCGCCCCTAGCGCTCGCCGATGCAGAACCCACTCGCGCCGCCGAACCCTGGGAAAGCGACGTGCTGACGGCCTACGGCCTGCTGCGAGAAGCAGCAGCCGAGCTGGATCACCTGATGCGCCATTCCCTGAAGCGCAGTGGACTGCAAATGGCAATGTTCGAACTGTTGCTGCGGCTTGCCCGCAGCCACGGGGAGAAGCAGCGTCTCACCTCGCTCGCCCGGGAGCTGACCGTCACCACCGGCGGCATCACCCGGCTGGTCGACCGCGCCGAGAACCTCGGCCTGGTTCGCCGGGAGCCCTGTCCTGACGATGCCCGCGGCTCGTTCGCCGTCCTGACCGAGGAGGGGAAGCGCCGGCTGCGCGAAGCGTTGCCGGACCACCTGCTCGAGATCGACAGCCTCTGGATGTCCCAGTTGGCGGACGACCGCGACGCTGTCCTCGGCAGGCTCCGACGGGTCCGGGACAACGCCCGCCGCTGGCCGAACGGCCGGCCGGGACTAGGGCCGATCACACCCGACCGGATCTGACCGACGAGCTCGACAACCACCCCGCATTACCCGTGACTAACGGATGGGGCGCCTGGCTGGTGCTGGGCGCCCTGTCGCGCAATTGTTGAGAAGTGAAGCAACAAGTCGATCCGAAGGCCCCTGGCGGCACCAAATGGCGTGGCGCCGTCGGCGGCGTCCTCGCGGCGCTGGCCGGGCTCGCGGTCGGCAGCGTCGTGGCCGGATTCCTCGGTACGGCGCAGACGCCCGTGACGGCGATCGGATCGGCCTTCATCGACCGGGTGCCGCCGTGGCTGAAGGACCTGGCGATCTCCTGGTTCGGTACGCACGACAAGACCGCGCTCCGAGTCGGAATCCTGATCGTGGTCGGCGTACTCGCGGCGGTCGGCGGCATCCTGGCCGTACGGCGCTACTGGGCCGGTGCCCTGATCACGGTCGCACTCACCGCCGCGGCGATCGCCGCGGCCATAACCCGCGCGGACTCCGGGCAGACCGGCTTCCTGCCGTCCTTGCTCGCCGGGGCCACCGCGCTGATCGTGCTGCGCCTGTTCAGCCGTCGGCTCGAGCCGCTGGTCGATGCCCCGGACGACGGGGTCAGCCGCCGTGGGTTCCTGCAGCTCTCGGCCGGTGTCGCGCTCGGCAGCGCCGCGGTCGGCCTACTGGGTCGCGTCGCCAACGGGAGCCGCGCCGCGGTCGCCGACGCACGGGCAGCGCTCCGGCTGCCGCAACCGCCGAGCCTCGCCCCGCCGGCCGGCGTGCAGGCCGACGGCGCCGTCCCCTGGGTGACGGCGAACGCGGACTTCTACCGGATCGACACCGCGCTCTCGGTGCCGCAGATCGTGCCGTCGGACTGGAAGCTGCGCATCCACGGGATGGTCGATCGCGAGCTCGAGCTGACCTTCGACGACCTGCTGAAACGCCAAGTTGTCCACAAGTGGGTAACTCTCACTTGTGTCAGCAACGAGGTCGGCGGCAACCTGATCGGCAACGCGTTGTGGTCCGGCGTGCTCCTGAAGGACCTGCTCGAAGAGGTCGGTCCGGCGAAGAACGCGGACGCGATCCAGTCGACCTCGAAGGACGGTTTCACCGCCGGTACGCCGCTGCCGACGCTGCTCGACGATCGGCAGGCGATGCTGGCGTACGCGATGAACGGGCAGCCGCTGCCGGTGGAACACGGGTTCCCGGTACGCATCGTCGTACCCGGCTTGTACGGGTATGTGTCGGCGACGAAATGGCTCGTGGACATCGAGGTGACGCGGTTCGACCAGTTCCAGGGGTACTGGACACCGCGTGGCTGGTCGGAGCTCGGTCCGATCAAACTGTCGTCGCGGATCGACGTACCAGGCGGCAAGAAGGTCGCGCCGGGGCCGGTCACGGTCGCCGGCGTGGCATGGGATCAGAACGTCGGCGTGTCCAAGGTCGAGGTACGCGTCGATGGTGGCCCCTGGCAACAGGCGACGCTGGCGGCGGATGCGTCGATCGAAACTTGGCGGCAGTGGCACTGGACCTGGCAGGCGTCGGGCGGTACGCACGTATTGCAGGTGCGCGCGTTCGACGACAAGGGCAATCCACAGGTGGAGTCGTCGGCGCCGCCCGCGCCGAACGGCGCGACCGGCCTGCACACCGTCAGCGTGAAGGTCGGCTGACCGCTGCCAGCACCATCGGCAGGAACGTGTGCTCCAGCGAGCCGGCCGGGACCTCCCGCGGCTCGAGCAGGCTCTGCGACCGGGCCCCTTCGTGTACGGCGATCACCATCCGGACGAACTGCTCCGCCGGGACGGTCAGCTCCATCCCGCTGGTCTCGGTGATCTGCTCGACCAATCTGGTCAGGCTCTCGCGGAACATCGTGCGCTGCTTGTTCAGCGCCTCGGCCGCGTCCTTGTCGCGGAGCGCGTGCAGGGTGAACTCGGCGGAGATCAGGTGCCACTGGCGCTGGTCCGGCGCGGTCTCGTCGAGCAGGCTCAGGACGGCGTCGAGCAGCGAGCCGGGTTGATTGGCCAGCTCCGGGAGCAGCGCCTCGATCTGCTCCAGCAACCGGTCGGTGGTGGCCTGGAAGAGGGCCAGGACCAGCTCGTCCTTGGAGCCGAAGTTGGAGTAGAAGGCGCCGCGGGTGAATCCGGCCCGCTCGCAGATGTCCTCCACCGAGGCACCCTGGAACCCGCGCTCGGCGAACACGTCGAGCGCTCCCGCGAGCAGCCGGGCCCGGGTGTTCGAGCGGCGACGCTTGGCCGGTTCGGGGCGCTTGGTCGGTTCCATAGGAGTAGGATACAGTTCTGTATTGAATACACAACCGTATTGAACGGGGACGCAGGATGGAGCTCCACGCCGTCAGGATCAGCGTGCGCGGACCGCACGCACCGATGCTGCCTGCCACGTCGGTGAAGGTCGCGGACCACCAGGTGGTCCTGCTGACCGGCTATCCAGGCGCTGGACACGTCGCGGCCTCGCTTGGGCTCTCCGGGCGGCTGAAACCCGACACCGGTTCAGTCCGGATCGACGGACTGGATGACCTGGCCGCCCTGCGTCGGCGGGTCGCAGTGGTCGACGCGCCCGGTATCACCGAACCGGACGACGCGCTGCCGGTGCAGACGGTGGTTGGCGAAGAGCTGGCGATCGCTGGTCGTAAGGCGGGGCGCAAGGCCGTACTGGAGTGGCTGAACGAGCATGACGCGGCCGAGCATGCTGACAAGCGGTTCGAGCACCTGCCAGTTGCCGTACGCACCAGACTGCTCACTGAGCTGACCGTGGCGCGTGCTGACGTCCAGGTGGTCATTCTGACGATGCCGGATCGCCATGGTGGAGACCCGCACGGTTGGTACGAGCTGGGGCGTTCGCTGGCGGCAGATGGGTACGGCGTGATCATCACCTGTGCTGACGCGTCGGCCCGGTTGCTCGACATCAAGGCGGCTCGGATGGGTGAGACGGATCAACCGGATCCGATACAGGTCGCCCCGGTAGCTCCGGTTGAACCTGTCACCCCCATTGACGAAGAAGACGAAGCAGACGAAGTGGAGAAAGAGGCGTGACCGCGCTGCGGATGGCCTTGAGTGAGTTGCGGCGCCTCACGGCTGGGCGGCTGCCCAAACTGGCCGTGGTGGCACTACTACTGGTCC
The genomic region above belongs to Kribbella solani and contains:
- a CDS encoding ABC transporter permease, giving the protein MSTVRAFRGMTRAGTRSVLIYRGDLVTGAITLVIQVVLAIAVWRTVYSGRAPVNGVDGQTAVSYAAIAACLQAVLLPWQFSSLPERIRNGQIATDLTRPLGLMWQVLGQNLGVLFGRLPLGVVGLVAAGLLGALTGPPGLGAALLTAVATVGGVAVAMLCNLIVSMVTFWTFEVSGPLIVYRFGSAFLSGSLIPLWFMPGWLRSSVEWLPFQAQVYTPVSIYLGQTRGGEALALVCVQLAWVVVLTLLLELIWRRARHKVVVQGG
- a CDS encoding molybdopterin-dependent oxidoreductase, whose translation is MKQQVDPKAPGGTKWRGAVGGVLAALAGLAVGSVVAGFLGTAQTPVTAIGSAFIDRVPPWLKDLAISWFGTHDKTALRVGILIVVGVLAAVGGILAVRRYWAGALITVALTAAAIAAAITRADSGQTGFLPSLLAGATALIVLRLFSRRLEPLVDAPDDGVSRRGFLQLSAGVALGSAAVGLLGRVANGSRAAVADARAALRLPQPPSLAPPAGVQADGAVPWVTANADFYRIDTALSVPQIVPSDWKLRIHGMVDRELELTFDDLLKRQVVHKWVTLTCVSNEVGGNLIGNALWSGVLLKDLLEEVGPAKNADAIQSTSKDGFTAGTPLPTLLDDRQAMLAYAMNGQPLPVEHGFPVRIVVPGLYGYVSATKWLVDIEVTRFDQFQGYWTPRGWSELGPIKLSSRIDVPGGKKVAPGPVTVAGVAWDQNVGVSKVEVRVDGGPWQQATLAADASIETWRQWHWTWQASGGTHVLQVRAFDDKGNPQVESSAPPAPNGATGLHTVSVKVG
- a CDS encoding MarR family winged helix-turn-helix transcriptional regulator, with protein sequence MTIAPSLCSPLALADAEPTRAAEPWESDVLTAYGLLREAAAELDHLMRHSLKRSGLQMAMFELLLRLARSHGEKQRLTSLARELTVTTGGITRLVDRAENLGLVRREPCPDDARGSFAVLTEEGKRRLREALPDHLLEIDSLWMSQLADDRDAVLGRLRRVRDNARRWPNGRPGLGPITPDRI
- a CDS encoding TetR/AcrR family transcriptional regulator, with amino-acid sequence MEPTKRPEPAKRRRSNTRARLLAGALDVFAERGFQGASVEDICERAGFTRGAFYSNFGSKDELVLALFQATTDRLLEQIEALLPELANQPGSLLDAVLSLLDETAPDQRQWHLISAEFTLHALRDKDAAEALNKQRTMFRESLTRLVEQITETSGMELTVPAEQFVRMVIAVHEGARSQSLLEPREVPAGSLEHTFLPMVLAAVSRPSR
- a CDS encoding ABC transporter ATP-binding protein, which codes for MAVIEAAGLVKEFSRPAVLPGRLPRLRGLFSTKREITRAVSGVNFQVEPGELVGYLGPNGAGKSTTIKMLTGILTPTSGVCRVAGLEPSRDRARNARNIGVVFGQRTQLWYDLPLRDSFEVLGDLYNLDRTTYRDRVGLFTELLDLSDFLDTPVRSLSLGQRMRGDLVAAMLHAPSILFLDEPTVGLDVVAKARLTEFIAETNRTAGTTVVLTTHDMDDVERLCQRIIVIDSGTVLYDGDLSKLKERFMPYRFLVLTLAERSLRADIPFATEVDAAAVGAAVPYPDRTVVLRFDPREIATPALITQASQVYQVDELSIVDPRLTDVIAQLYDGVLT